In the Thermodesulfovibrio yellowstonii DSM 11347 genome, one interval contains:
- a CDS encoding YtxH domain-containing protein — protein sequence MDEERGFSAKSVFISFLLGGIVGAGLALLLAPQAGKETRARIKETAEDVKEKAESYIKEAKEKISSTLDKAKETLEEKKSAITKAVEAGKEAYEKEVSKEKEQEA from the coding sequence ATGGATGAGGAAAGAGGATTTAGTGCAAAGTCAGTATTTATTTCATTTTTATTAGGTGGAATAGTAGGTGCTGGTTTAGCATTACTTTTAGCTCCACAAGCAGGAAAGGAAACAAGAGCAAGGATTAAAGAAACAGCAGAGGATGTAAAAGAAAAAGCTGAAAGCTATATAAAAGAAGCTAAAGAAAAAATTTCATCAACTCTTGATAAAGCCAAAGAAACATTAGAAGAGAAAAAATCAGCTATTACTAAAGCTGTTGAGGCAGGTAAAGAGGCTTACGAAAAAGAAGTCTCTAAAGAGAAGGAGCAAGAAGCTTAA
- the hypB gene encoding hydrogenase nickel incorporation protein HypB — MKVKLTTKILDANERIAEENKKMFKEAGVYVINLMSSPGAGKTSLLEKTISVIKDKVKVGVIEGDITGTNDAERIDRLGVPVVQINTEGACHLDANMIADAAKDLPLKDLDLLFIENVGNLVCPAEFKVGEDVKVMILSLTEGDDKPLKYPLMFQESSVLIINKIDLKDLLDVSVDKIKKDAQFLNPKIKIFEVSCKTGQGIDEWTNWLMTNIS, encoded by the coding sequence ATGAAAGTTAAATTAACAACAAAAATTCTTGATGCAAATGAAAGAATAGCAGAAGAAAACAAAAAAATGTTTAAAGAAGCTGGAGTTTATGTAATAAATCTTATGAGTTCTCCTGGAGCAGGAAAAACTTCTCTTCTTGAAAAAACAATCAGTGTTATCAAAGACAAAGTTAAAGTAGGCGTTATTGAGGGAGACATAACTGGAACTAATGATGCTGAAAGAATTGACCGTCTCGGAGTTCCTGTAGTTCAGATAAACACAGAAGGAGCATGTCATCTTGATGCAAATATGATAGCTGATGCAGCAAAAGATTTACCCTTAAAAGATTTGGACCTTTTATTTATAGAAAATGTGGGTAATCTTGTATGTCCAGCGGAATTTAAAGTTGGTGAAGATGTTAAAGTGATGATATTAAGTTTAACTGAAGGAGATGATAAGCCCCTTAAGTATCCTTTAATGTTTCAGGAATCTTCTGTATTAATTATTAACAAAATTGACCTTAAAGATTTACTTGATGTAAGCGTGGATAAAATAAAAAAAGATGCTCAATTTTTAAATCCCAAAATAAAAATATTTGAAGTATCATGTAAAACCGGGCAGGGAATTGATGAGTGGACCAACTGGCTTATGACGAATATTTCATGA
- the glyA gene encoding serine hydroxymethyltransferase, producing the protein MKSLREVDAEIYSLILQEKKRETNKILMIASENYASRAVMEAQGSLFTNKYAEGYPGRRYYGGCEYADEVERLAQERAKQLFNVEHVNVQPHSGTQANMAVYFAMLQPGDTIMGMSLTHGGHLSHGSPVNFTGKLYKTVFYGVNKETGYIDMDEVRRLAQEHKPKIIITGASAYPRTIDFKAFSEIAKEVGAYLMADIAHIAGLIATSMHPSPVPYSDFITTTTHKTLRGPRGGVVMCKAQYAKAIDKTVFPGIQGGPLVHVIAAKAVAFKEALSEDFKEYQKKVIKNAKTLAEALKKKGFKLVSDGTDNHLMLVDLTNFNITGKEAEEALDKAGITVNKNTIPFDTKPPTVTSGIRIGTPSVTTRGMGEEEMEKIAEIIERVIKNISNDSVIKDMQKKVQELCKKFPIY; encoded by the coding sequence ATGAAATCTTTAAGAGAAGTGGATGCTGAAATTTATTCTTTGATACTTCAAGAGAAGAAAAGAGAGACGAATAAAATTCTAATGATAGCCTCTGAAAACTATGCAAGTAGAGCTGTTATGGAAGCTCAGGGTTCACTATTTACCAATAAATATGCTGAAGGTTATCCTGGTAGAAGATATTATGGTGGTTGTGAGTATGCTGATGAAGTAGAAAGACTTGCCCAGGAAAGAGCAAAACAACTTTTTAATGTTGAACATGTAAATGTACAGCCACATTCTGGAACACAGGCAAATATGGCTGTTTATTTTGCAATGCTACAGCCAGGAGATACAATAATGGGAATGAGTCTAACTCATGGTGGACATTTATCACATGGCTCACCTGTCAACTTTACAGGCAAGTTATATAAAACTGTATTTTATGGAGTAAATAAAGAAACAGGCTATATTGACATGGATGAAGTAAGGAGACTTGCACAGGAACACAAACCCAAAATAATTATTACAGGAGCAAGTGCCTATCCAAGAACTATTGATTTTAAAGCATTTAGTGAGATAGCAAAAGAAGTTGGTGCTTATTTAATGGCAGACATTGCACATATTGCTGGCTTAATTGCAACAAGTATGCATCCAAGCCCTGTCCCTTACTCAGATTTTATTACTACCACAACCCATAAAACCCTTAGGGGTCCAAGAGGTGGTGTAGTAATGTGCAAAGCTCAGTATGCAAAAGCCATTGATAAAACAGTTTTCCCTGGGATTCAGGGTGGACCTCTTGTCCATGTAATAGCAGCTAAAGCTGTTGCCTTTAAAGAAGCGCTTTCAGAAGATTTCAAAGAATATCAAAAAAAAGTTATAAAAAATGCGAAAACACTCGCTGAAGCATTAAAAAAGAAAGGTTTTAAACTTGTATCTGATGGAACAGATAATCACCTCATGCTTGTTGACCTTACTAATTTTAATATAACAGGGAAGGAAGCAGAGGAAGCTCTTGACAAAGCTGGAATAACAGTTAATAAAAATACTATTCCCTTTGATACAAAACCTCCTACAGTTACATCTGGTATAAGAATTGGAACTCCTTCTGTAACAACTCGTGGAATGGGTGAAGAGGAGATGGAAAAAATTGCTGAAATAATTGAAAGGGTTATAAAGAATATCTCAAATGATTCAGTTATAAAAGATATGCAAAAAAAAGTTCAAGAACTCTGTAAGAAATTTCCAATCTATTAA
- a CDS encoding inositol-3-phosphate synthase, with product MGKIKLAIVGIGNCASALIQGIEYYKKHNSPEQVPGLMHFNLGGYLPGDIEIVAAFDIDKRKVNKPLKEAVFAKPNCTKVFFSELPDYSVRVSMGPVLDGVAEHMRDYPDDKRFIPSDAKPVDVVDILKKSGAEIMISYLPVGSEEATRFYAQAALDAGVAFINCIPVFIASNDEWIKKFEEKNIPIIGDDIKSQIGATIVHRVLTKLCMDRGVRITNTYQLNVGGNTDFLNMLNRSRLASKKISKTEAVTSQISHDITADHIHIGPSDYIPWMNDNKVCFLRIEGEIFGNIPINLELRLSVEDSPNSAGVVIDAIRCCKLALDRGIGGLLISPSAYFMKHPRVQYPDEVARNMVEEFIEGKRER from the coding sequence ATGGGGAAAATAAAGCTTGCTATTGTTGGTATAGGAAATTGTGCAAGTGCTCTCATCCAGGGAATTGAGTATTATAAAAAGCATAATTCACCAGAACAGGTTCCTGGTTTAATGCATTTTAATCTTGGAGGATATCTACCAGGAGATATAGAAATCGTAGCTGCCTTTGATATAGACAAAAGAAAAGTAAATAAACCTTTAAAAGAAGCTGTCTTTGCTAAACCTAACTGCACAAAAGTATTTTTTTCAGAACTGCCAGATTATTCTGTCAGAGTGTCAATGGGTCCTGTACTTGATGGAGTTGCAGAACATATGAGGGATTACCCTGATGATAAGAGGTTTATCCCATCCGATGCCAAACCTGTAGATGTAGTAGATATCCTAAAAAAATCAGGTGCAGAAATAATGATTAGCTATCTTCCTGTTGGCTCAGAAGAGGCAACTCGCTTTTATGCTCAGGCTGCCCTTGATGCAGGAGTTGCATTTATTAACTGTATTCCTGTCTTTATAGCATCAAATGATGAATGGATAAAGAAATTTGAAGAAAAAAATATTCCAATAATAGGAGATGATATAAAAAGCCAAATTGGTGCCACAATTGTTCATAGAGTTCTTACAAAACTTTGTATGGATAGAGGGGTAAGGATAACAAATACTTATCAGCTTAATGTAGGTGGAAATACTGATTTTCTCAATATGCTAAATCGTAGCAGACTTGCTTCAAAAAAGATTTCTAAAACAGAAGCAGTAACAAGTCAAATTTCTCATGATATTACTGCTGATCATATTCATATAGGTCCTTCTGATTATATTCCATGGATGAATGATAACAAAGTATGCTTTTTAAGAATAGAGGGTGAAATTTTTGGAAACATTCCAATTAATCTTGAACTCAGACTTTCTGTAGAGGATTCTCCTAATAGCGCAGGTGTTGTTATTGATGCTATAAGATGCTGTAAATTAGCTCTTGATAGAGGTATAGGTGGATTACTTATATCACCTTCAGCCTATTTTATGAAGCATCCAAGAGTTCAGTATCCAGATGAAGTGGCAAGAAATATGGTGGAGGAGTTTATAGAAGGCAAGAGGGAAAGATAA
- the murI gene encoding glutamate racemase, translating to MREKPVGIFDSGVGGLTVLKEIAKLLPNEELIYLGDTARVPYGIRSAETVIKYSIECASFLFKKGIKILVVACNTSSSVSLEVLKEKLPIAVIGVIEPGVRAALKATKNGKIGIIGTEATIQSGAYPKKIKSIEPEIEVISKACPLFVPLVEEGILEGSIAELIVERYLKELKNSGIDTLILGCTHYPLLKKTIQKYMEGIQLVDSAEEISREVKEMLSYQGLINEKTNSGGKTFYVTDSPDRFKKIGEIFLDCKIDNIFKVSLEEGKIK from the coding sequence ATGAGAGAAAAACCTGTAGGCATTTTTGACTCCGGAGTTGGAGGATTAACTGTTTTAAAAGAAATAGCGAAATTGCTTCCTAATGAAGAATTGATCTATCTTGGAGACACAGCAAGAGTTCCTTATGGAATCCGTTCTGCTGAAACAGTTATTAAATATTCTATTGAATGTGCGAGTTTTCTTTTTAAAAAAGGAATTAAAATCCTTGTTGTAGCCTGCAATACATCTTCATCTGTAAGCCTTGAAGTTTTAAAAGAAAAGCTACCAATAGCTGTTATTGGTGTTATTGAACCAGGTGTCAGAGCAGCATTAAAAGCTACAAAAAATGGGAAAATCGGCATTATTGGAACAGAAGCAACTATTCAGAGTGGAGCCTATCCAAAAAAAATTAAATCAATAGAACCAGAAATAGAAGTCATTTCAAAAGCCTGCCCGTTATTTGTGCCATTAGTTGAAGAAGGAATTTTAGAAGGCAGTATTGCTGAACTAATAGTTGAAAGGTATCTAAAAGAATTAAAAAATAGCGGGATTGATACTTTAATTCTTGGATGCACACACTATCCTCTGCTGAAAAAGACTATTCAGAAATATATGGAAGGAATTCAACTTGTTGATTCTGCTGAAGAAATATCTCGTGAAGTAAAAGAAATGCTTTCTTATCAGGGACTTATAAATGAAAAAACAAATTCAGGAGGAAAAACATTCTATGTAACTGATTCTCCTGACAGATTTAAAAAAATTGGTGAAATATTTTTAGATTGTAAAATAGATAACATTTTTAAAGTTTCTCTTGAGGAGGGAAAAATTAAATGA
- the tadA gene encoding tRNA adenosine(34) deaminase TadA: MDQLAYDEYFMKEALKEAEKAYEKGEIPVGALIVVNGEIISKAHNIKETTFDPTAHAEILAIREAARILGAWRLTDATLYVTKEPCIMCSGAIVNSRIKRLVYGCNDPKGGAVVSLYNILNDKRLNHQVEITNGILEEECRVILKRFFKELRED; this comes from the coding sequence GTGGACCAACTGGCTTATGACGAATATTTCATGAAAGAAGCACTTAAGGAAGCTGAGAAAGCATACGAAAAAGGAGAGATTCCGGTTGGTGCTCTAATAGTTGTAAATGGTGAAATAATATCAAAGGCTCATAATATTAAAGAGACAACTTTTGATCCAACAGCTCATGCTGAAATACTTGCAATAAGAGAAGCTGCAAGGATTCTTGGTGCATGGAGACTTACAGATGCTACTTTGTATGTAACAAAAGAGCCTTGTATAATGTGCTCCGGTGCTATAGTTAATTCAAGAATAAAAAGATTGGTTTATGGTTGTAATGACCCAAAAGGTGGAGCAGTAGTAAGTCTTTATAATATTCTTAATGATAAAAGGCTTAATCATCAAGTTGAAATAACAAACGGCATTCTTGAGGAAGAATGCCGTGTAATTTTAAAAAGATTTTTTAAAGAATTAAGAGAAGATTAA
- the rph gene encoding ribonuclease PH, which yields MRPDGRKNDELRPIKIEKNFIKNADGSVLIELGNTRVICTASIENKVPPFLKDQKKGWITAEYGMLPRSTPVRMLRESTSGRVGGRTHEIQRLIGRTLRAVVDLEKLGERTIWIDCDVIEADGGTRTASITGGYIALVEAVKKAMNAGMITENPIKDSIAAISVGIVLGEPRLDLCYAEDSQAEVDMNIVMTGSGKFIEIQGTAEIYPFSKENLLQLLSLAEKGIREIIRVINNLD from the coding sequence ATGAGGCCAGATGGAAGAAAAAATGATGAACTTAGACCAATAAAAATTGAAAAAAACTTCATAAAAAATGCAGATGGGTCAGTTTTAATAGAACTTGGCAATACACGTGTAATATGTACAGCTTCAATAGAAAACAAAGTGCCTCCCTTTTTAAAGGACCAAAAAAAGGGATGGATCACAGCAGAATACGGTATGCTTCCTCGTTCAACTCCTGTTAGAATGCTTAGAGAATCAACATCAGGGAGAGTTGGGGGTAGAACACATGAAATTCAACGACTTATTGGAAGAACATTAAGAGCGGTTGTTGATCTTGAAAAACTCGGTGAAAGAACTATATGGATTGATTGCGATGTAATTGAAGCAGATGGTGGAACTCGTACAGCATCAATAACAGGAGGCTATATTGCATTAGTTGAAGCAGTAAAAAAAGCAATGAATGCTGGAATGATTACAGAAAATCCTATAAAAGACAGTATCGCAGCAATAAGTGTTGGCATTGTATTAGGAGAACCAAGACTTGACCTATGCTATGCAGAAGATTCCCAAGCAGAGGTTGATATGAATATAGTAATGACAGGTTCAGGAAAATTTATTGAAATTCAAGGAACAGCTGAGATTTACCCTTTTTCAAAAGAAAATTTACTTCAACTTTTATCTTTAGCAGAAAAAGGTATAAGGGAGATAATAAGGGTTATAAACAATCTTGATTGA
- the hypA gene encoding hydrogenase maturation nickel metallochaperone HypA translates to MHEASIVTELLRIASDECSKNGYTKIDSIKVIVGRATGVMTDALLFAFNVLKEDTLAKEANLIIEEIPVRGVCKDCGKEFESNENYLIFECPSCGSFSVNIISGKELNITEMEVSQ, encoded by the coding sequence ATGCATGAAGCGTCCATTGTTACGGAACTCCTTAGAATAGCTTCTGATGAATGTTCTAAAAACGGTTATACAAAAATAGACTCAATAAAAGTTATAGTTGGCAGGGCAACTGGAGTCATGACAGATGCCCTGCTTTTTGCATTTAATGTTTTAAAAGAAGACACTCTTGCTAAGGAAGCGAATTTAATAATTGAAGAAATTCCTGTTAGAGGAGTCTGTAAAGATTGCGGCAAAGAGTTTGAAAGTAATGAAAACTATCTTATTTTTGAATGCCCAAGCTGTGGAAGCTTTTCAGTAAATATAATTTCTGGAAAAGAACTTAATATTACCGAAATGGAGGTCAGTCAATGA
- the hslV gene encoding ATP-dependent protease subunit HslV, with protein sequence MDFHGTTVLCVKRNDSVIIASDGQVTMGNTVLKHNAKKIRKLYNGQVLTGFAGSTADAFTLFERFEGKLETYKGNLLRAAVELAKDWRTDKILRRLEALLIVADKEHILIISGNGDVIEPEDQVAAIGSGGPFAFAAAKALYDNTELPAKEIAIKAMEIASKICIYTNNIIITEELS encoded by the coding sequence ATGGATTTTCATGGTACAACTGTTTTATGCGTAAAAAGAAATGATTCAGTGATAATAGCCTCTGATGGGCAGGTTACAATGGGAAATACAGTTCTTAAACATAACGCAAAAAAAATAAGAAAACTTTATAATGGTCAAGTGCTTACAGGTTTTGCTGGTTCTACAGCAGATGCTTTTACACTTTTTGAAAGATTTGAAGGAAAACTTGAAACTTACAAAGGGAATCTATTAAGAGCTGCTGTTGAACTTGCCAAAGACTGGAGAACTGACAAAATTTTAAGAAGACTTGAAGCATTGCTGATTGTTGCAGATAAAGAACATATTTTAATTATTTCTGGAAATGGTGATGTTATTGAACCTGAAGACCAGGTTGCTGCAATAGGTTCAGGAGGACCTTTTGCCTTTGCAGCAGCAAAAGCATTATATGATAATACTGAACTTCCAGCAAAAGAAATCGCTATAAAAGCAATGGAAATAGCATCAAAAATATGTATCTACACAAATAACATAATAATTACGGAGGAATTAAGCTGA
- a CDS encoding GerMN domain-containing protein produces the protein MNKKLIIVSFILIAIIAGIIIYFSFLKYDKKAFSEKFKTEEAIETFKIYIPSSTSLVTKEIYLQKDELELKNLEKILEIFLVELPSPLKETKILGIYRDKENIIYLDLSKNFAAPQSMREEYFVIKSLYKTLKENFTWIKDIKILIESKEIETLSGHISIDSSLKEVMEES, from the coding sequence ATGAATAAAAAACTTATTATAGTTTCCTTCATATTGATAGCTATAATAGCAGGAATTATAATTTATTTTTCTTTCCTAAAATACGATAAAAAGGCATTTTCTGAAAAATTCAAAACTGAAGAAGCTATTGAAACCTTTAAAATATATATACCTTCTTCTACTTCTTTGGTAACAAAAGAAATATACTTACAAAAAGACGAATTAGAGTTAAAAAATCTTGAAAAAATTTTGGAAATTTTTTTAGTAGAGCTACCATCCCCCTTAAAAGAAACAAAAATTCTTGGAATATATAGAGATAAAGAAAACATAATTTATTTAGATTTATCAAAAAATTTTGCTGCACCTCAGAGTATGCGGGAAGAATATTTTGTAATTAAATCACTTTATAAAACTTTGAAAGAAAACTTCACATGGATAAAAGATATTAAGATTCTCATAGAGAGCAAAGAAATTGAAACTCTCTCAGGTCATATATCAATTGACTCATCTTTAAAGGAGGTAATGGAGGAAAGTTAA
- a CDS encoding CDP-alcohol phosphatidyltransferase family protein → MLSEKFSHFLDKPLSPLAKAFPVNPNIITFIGMIITSSSGFVIPFNLFLGGILILAGGVFDLIDGIVARVNGRTTKFGALFDSTLDRIADGFIFLGIAWHFFNINDDIALYLTILCMIASFLISYVRARAEGLGISCNVGIIERPERLIFLAFGCLTGLLFPILLVLTILSWATVIQRIFHAKKQFNNLHQ, encoded by the coding sequence TTGCTAAGTGAGAAATTCAGCCATTTTTTAGATAAACCCCTTTCACCTTTAGCAAAAGCCTTTCCTGTAAATCCAAATATTATTACTTTTATCGGAATGATTATAACTTCCTCTTCAGGTTTTGTAATCCCTTTCAATCTCTTTTTAGGTGGTATTCTTATCCTTGCAGGTGGTGTATTTGATTTAATAGATGGAATAGTTGCAAGGGTTAATGGCAGGACAACAAAATTTGGAGCTCTTTTTGATTCAACTCTTGACAGAATTGCAGATGGATTTATTTTTCTTGGTATAGCATGGCACTTTTTTAATATCAATGATGATATTGCTCTTTATTTAACAATTTTATGTATGATAGCCTCTTTTTTGATTTCCTATGTTAGAGCAAGGGCAGAAGGATTGGGAATATCCTGTAATGTGGGAATAATAGAGAGACCTGAACGGCTGATTTTTCTTGCCTTTGGGTGTTTAACAGGTCTTTTGTTCCCGATATTATTAGTTCTTACAATTCTCAGTTGGGCTACTGTAATTCAGAGAATTTTCCATGCCAAAAAACAGTTCAATAATTTGCATCAATAA
- the xerC gene encoding tyrosine recombinase XerC, with the protein MTNTQFYITNFLNHIKLQKGDSSHTLRAYKNDLEEFFNFAKVEPEKVEPIVIRGFISEQILKGKSKTTVARKLSTLRSFFSYLYSEGFIKINPARVVSSVKIKRALPKFLTVDDAFKLVEAPSEDKFTVQRDKAILELFYSSGIRVSELCGLNLEDLDLKEGLIKVRGKGKKERIVPVGQKAKEALKKYLAIRQILRIKKKLSLDETPLFINNRGQRISDRQVRRIVEKYAKFIGVLEKIGPHTLRHTFASHLLMEGADLRVIQELLGHASLSTTQIYTHVDLKHLIEVYDKSHPLSKEDE; encoded by the coding sequence ATGACAAATACTCAATTTTATATAACCAATTTTTTAAATCACATAAAGCTCCAGAAAGGGGATTCTTCTCATACTCTTAGAGCATATAAAAATGATCTGGAAGAGTTTTTCAATTTTGCTAAAGTTGAGCCTGAAAAAGTTGAGCCTATAGTTATCAGAGGGTTTATTTCAGAGCAAATCCTAAAAGGCAAATCAAAAACAACAGTAGCGAGAAAACTTTCCACTTTAAGGTCTTTTTTTTCCTATCTTTATTCAGAAGGATTTATAAAAATCAATCCTGCAAGAGTAGTGTCTTCTGTGAAGATAAAAAGAGCCCTACCCAAATTTCTTACTGTTGATGATGCTTTTAAACTTGTGGAAGCACCTTCTGAAGATAAATTTACTGTTCAAAGAGACAAAGCAATTCTTGAACTTTTTTATAGCAGTGGTATTAGAGTAAGTGAACTTTGCGGATTAAATCTTGAAGATTTAGATTTAAAGGAAGGACTAATAAAAGTAAGAGGAAAGGGTAAAAAAGAAAGAATTGTTCCAGTAGGGCAAAAAGCAAAGGAAGCTTTAAAGAAATATCTTGCCATAAGGCAAATACTCAGGATTAAAAAAAAGCTTTCCTTAGATGAAACTCCTCTGTTTATAAATAATAGAGGTCAGAGAATTTCTGATAGACAGGTAAGAAGGATTGTTGAAAAATATGCAAAATTTATAGGAGTTCTTGAGAAAATAGGCCCTCACACTCTCAGACACACCTTTGCAAGTCATCTTCTTATGGAAGGAGCTGATTTGAGAGTTATTCAGGAACTGCTCGGACATGCATCTCTTTCAACAACTCAAATTTACACACATGTTGATTTAAAACATTTAATAGAAGTTTATGATAAATCTCACCCACTTTCAAAGGAGGATGAATAA
- the rpiB gene encoding ribose 5-phosphate isomerase B, which produces MKIAIGADHAGFELKELISQIVEDAGYEVIDMGTGSSCSVDYPDYAEAVAQAVSDEKAERGILICGTGIGMSIVANKFKNVRAALCNDLFTAKMSRLHNDANILCMGARVIGKGLAIEIVKTWLSTPFEAERHLKRVEKINIIERKVINK; this is translated from the coding sequence ATGAAGATTGCAATTGGTGCTGATCATGCAGGTTTTGAATTAAAAGAACTAATTTCCCAAATTGTTGAAGATGCAGGGTATGAAGTTATTGATATGGGAACTGGTTCATCCTGTTCTGTTGATTATCCAGACTATGCAGAAGCAGTTGCACAGGCAGTATCTGATGAAAAAGCTGAAAGAGGCATTTTAATATGCGGCACAGGAATAGGAATGTCAATAGTTGCAAATAAATTTAAGAATGTAAGAGCAGCCTTATGTAATGACCTGTTTACTGCAAAAATGTCAAGACTTCATAATGATGCTAATATTCTTTGTATGGGCGCAAGAGTCATTGGAAAAGGACTTGCAATAGAGATAGTCAAAACATGGCTTAGCACACCCTTTGAAGCTGAAAGACATTTAAAAAGGGTTGAAAAAATAAATATTATAGAAAGGAAGGTTATTAATAAATGA
- a CDS encoding DUF948 domain-containing protein, protein MNETWIIILSIGYFLATLSLIAALIFLIVVAIELRRGINAFKEFLNVTKTKLDPTINEAEKVIHGVRESVEDVNEVTYKIRELSKTVEKLNFIVSELVTTVEKVKSSLSLKSSALKTAITVAANVFLENIKKGGK, encoded by the coding sequence ATGAATGAGACATGGATAATTATCTTAAGCATTGGTTATTTTCTTGCCACACTCAGTTTAATAGCTGCTTTAATTTTTCTTATTGTTGTAGCAATTGAGTTAAGAAGAGGCATTAATGCTTTTAAAGAGTTTCTTAATGTTACAAAGACAAAATTAGATCCTACTATTAATGAAGCTGAAAAGGTTATTCATGGAGTTAGAGAGTCAGTTGAGGATGTGAATGAAGTAACTTATAAAATAAGAGAACTTTCAAAAACTGTGGAAAAATTAAACTTTATTGTATCTGAACTTGTCACAACTGTTGAAAAAGTAAAAAGCTCGCTTTCACTAAAAAGTAGTGCTTTAAAAACAGCCATAACTGTTGCAGCAAATGTTTTTTTAGAAAACATAAAGAAAGGAGGTAAGTAA